The genomic segment CCAGGCCCAGCCGCTGCGCACGGGCCGCGAGCCCGGCGCATGCCCGCGCTCCCGCGGCGCCCGACGGCACCGACACGGCCAGCGCTCCGGCCAGCACCGCCAGCGCCAGGGCGTCGGCGAGCGCCAGCCCGGCAAGATCGGCCCAGACGTAGGCCGCCGCGAAGACGTCGCCGGCGCCCGTCGCGTCCACGAGCTGCGCCGGGACGGACGGCGCGGTGAGCACCGCGCCGTCGCGCTCGGCGGCGATCGCGCCGAGCGCTCCACGCGTGACCACGACGGCCGCCGCGCCGGTGCCGGCGACCAGCGCCCCGAGCGCCGCCTCGACGTCCGCCTTCCCGGTCAGCCGCCGGGCCTCGCCGGCGTTGAGCACCAAGGCGCGGACACCGGTCAGGTCGGGCAGCGCGCCCCCGGCCCCGGCGAAGTCGGCCATCGCGTAGACCCGGCCCGGGGCCGCCGCCGCTGCCGCGCGGGCGCGGTCCAGGGCTGTCACCAGCGCCCGTCCGTCCGGCGGCGGATCTGCCGTGTCGGTCGGCGTGACCCGCGTGACCATCGCGCGGTCGCCGTCCAGGGCCATGATCGCGGTGACCGGCGTCTCTTCGACCCGAGGGCCCACCCACGCGACCTCCTCGGCGGCCAGCGCCTCCGCCAGCCAGCGGCCGGCGGCGTCGTCGCCCACCGGCCACGCCACGGCGCTGCGCAGCCCGAGCCGGGCGGCCGCGATCGCGGTGATGGCGGCGCCGCCCGGGCCGGCGACGAGCCCGGTCGCGTGCAGCTCC from the Baekduia soli genome contains:
- a CDS encoding carbohydrate kinase family protein; protein product: MTYDVVVAGPPFLDLGFLGLPRLPRLGEELHATGLVAGPGGAAITAIAAARLGLRSAVAWPVGDDAAGRWLAEALAAEEVAWVGPRVEETPVTAIMALDGDRAMVTRVTPTDTADPPPDGRALVTALDRARAAAAAAPGRVYAMADFAGAGGALPDLTGVRALVLNAGEARRLTGKADVEAALGALVAGTGAAAVVVTRGALGAIAAERDGAVLTAPSVPAQLVDATGAGDVFAAAYVWADLAGLALADALALAVLAGALAVSVPSGAAGARACAGLAARAQRLGLALPGA